In Bacteroidales bacterium, a single window of DNA contains:
- a CDS encoding transglutaminase domain-containing protein, whose protein sequence is MRKITFLFTLLALIITSCTDNKHFITDNEYRKTVQDDFLKRKELASNRSEELFSIMKTADLQESEALEFLYAYMPFSDLADYNGEFFLNQVKYAFKAKDFFHWGESIPEDVFRHFVLVYRVNNENLDTARMVIFDELKNRIKDMSMYDAALEVNHWCHEKVTYRPSDSRTSGPLATIKTAFGRCGEESTFTVTALRAVGIPARQCYTPRWAHTDDNHAWVEVWVDGEWYFLGACEPDAELNMGWFALPATRTMMVHSNAFGKYTGNDEVTHKTNLFSRINMHDNYTDTKNIKVKVIDENGNPVENAKVKFKLYNYAEYYPIATINTNPQGEASLTTGYGDLLIWANKDDKYNYQKFDVRENDNIVIALTRSEGGEYSEYLEMVPPAGLKKKHIVSEEKTILNNKRLQYEDSIRNAYLATFPTKEQVNIQNENLTQEQIWHFIEKSEGNYAEIEKFIRNNSNKIDGLYLYEFINALSDKDLRDAEANTIQQHITYYNKNKYNSDVYLKGILPARISNEMIRPWRNYLANEFQNIFKGEEITSEAIINWIKENITIDNEGNYFNCPISPRGVFELRYSDKHSRNIFFIAVCRSLDIPAYIDTATNQLYVFENGIWNIISFEEERTPKPNGKLILVYGNNEHIKPEYWIHYTIAKFENGDFVTSDYENDERITHSPVVLDLESGYYILSTGNRYSDGTVLSKLEFFNIPANKTIVKDVELRKLIPRSEFYGTIDMNYVLNLPDSDITVKELIGNKNAVVCFIDPNREPTKHLFKDIIAYKNPFEQWNGTMLFVIPTEKRTADFKPSNWNLPKQSIFIYDENSNWMNNILTTTEQEFRDNYPLVYIITPEGKLIFKTEGYRIGTGELIYKSL, encoded by the coding sequence ATGAGAAAAATAACTTTCTTATTCACTTTATTAGCTTTAATAATCACAAGTTGCACTGATAATAAACATTTTATCACTGATAATGAATATCGCAAAACAGTTCAAGATGATTTTTTGAAACGTAAAGAACTTGCGTCAAATCGCTCTGAAGAATTATTTTCTATAATGAAAACTGCTGACCTGCAAGAAAGTGAAGCGCTCGAATTTCTTTATGCATATATGCCTTTTAGCGATCTGGCGGATTATAATGGGGAATTCTTTCTAAATCAGGTGAAATATGCTTTTAAGGCTAAAGATTTTTTTCATTGGGGAGAAAGTATTCCGGAAGATGTTTTCAGACATTTTGTACTGGTTTACAGAGTAAACAATGAAAATCTTGATACGGCAAGAATGGTAATTTTCGATGAATTGAAAAACAGAATTAAAGACATGTCGATGTATGATGCAGCCCTTGAAGTTAACCACTGGTGTCACGAGAAAGTTACTTACAGACCTTCCGACAGCAGAACCTCGGGGCCTTTGGCAACAATTAAGACTGCTTTCGGAAGATGCGGCGAAGAATCTACATTTACCGTTACCGCATTGCGCGCTGTAGGTATTCCTGCCCGTCAATGCTACACTCCTCGTTGGGCACACACAGATGACAATCATGCCTGGGTGGAAGTTTGGGTTGACGGAGAATGGTATTTTCTCGGAGCTTGCGAACCTGATGCGGAACTGAATATGGGTTGGTTTGCATTGCCCGCCACAAGAACTATGATGGTTCATTCGAATGCTTTCGGAAAATATACCGGCAATGATGAGGTAACTCATAAAACCAATCTTTTTTCGCGTATCAATATGCATGATAATTATACTGATACTAAAAACATCAAGGTTAAAGTTATTGATGAAAACGGTAATCCTGTTGAAAATGCAAAAGTTAAATTCAAACTTTATAATTATGCGGAATATTATCCGATTGCTACAATTAACACTAACCCGCAAGGAGAAGCTTCTCTTACAACCGGTTATGGCGATTTGCTAATCTGGGCAAATAAAGATGACAAATACAATTACCAAAAATTTGATGTAAGGGAAAATGATAATATAGTAATCGCACTAACAAGAAGTGAAGGCGGCGAATACTCCGAATATCTCGAAATGGTACCACCGGCAGGATTGAAGAAGAAACATATTGTCAGCGAAGAAAAAACCATTCTGAACAACAAACGTTTACAATATGAGGATTCTATTCGTAATGCTTATCTGGCAACATTTCCGACAAAAGAACAAGTTAACATTCAAAACGAAAATCTTACTCAGGAACAAATATGGCATTTCATTGAGAAAAGTGAAGGTAATTACGCAGAAATAGAAAAATTCATCAGAAATAATTCAAATAAAATTGACGGATTATACTTATATGAATTTATTAATGCTTTGTCTGATAAAGATTTGAGAGATGCTGAAGCAAATACGATTCAACAACATATTACCTACTATAATAAAAATAAATACAATTCGGATGTTTATTTAAAAGGTATCCTGCCGGCAAGAATTTCCAATGAAATGATTCGTCCGTGGAGAAATTACTTGGCAAATGAGTTTCAAAATATTTTTAAAGGAGAAGAAATTACTTCCGAAGCAATTATCAATTGGATAAAAGAAAACATTACTATCGACAATGAAGGTAATTATTTTAATTGTCCTATTTCCCCGCGCGGAGTTTTTGAGTTGAGATATTCAGATAAACACTCGCGTAATATTTTCTTTATTGCCGTTTGCAGATCTTTAGATATTCCTGCTTACATTGATACGGCAACAAATCAATTATATGTTTTTGAGAACGGAATCTGGAATATTATTTCTTTTGAAGAAGAAAGAACTCCGAAACCTAATGGCAAATTAATTTTAGTTTATGGAAACAACGAACATATAAAACCCGAATATTGGATACATTATACTATTGCAAAATTTGAAAACGGCGACTTTGTAACTTCAGATTATGAAAACGACGAGCGTATAACACATTCACCGGTTGTTTTAGATTTAGAAAGCGGATATTATATACTTTCAACAGGAAATCGATACAGTGACGGAACGGTTCTTTCCAAACTGGAATTTTTCAATATCCCAGCTAACAAAACTATAGTTAAAGATGTAGAGCTTCGTAAACTTATTCCGCGTTCGGAATTTTACGGAACGATTGATATGAATTATGTTTTGAACTTACCGGATAGCGACATAACGGTTAAGGAATTGATTGGTAATAAAAATGCCGTTGTTTGTTTTATAGATCCTAATCGCGAACCTACAAAGCACTTGTTTAAAGATATTATTGCATACAAAAATCCGTTTGAACAATGGAACGGTACGATGCTTTTTGTAATACCAACAGAAAAGCGTACCGCCGATTTCAAACCTTCAAACTGGAATCTTCCCAAACAATCTATTTTTATATACGACGAAAATTCGAACTGGATGAATAATATTCTAACAACAACCGAACAAGAGTTCAGGGATAATTATCCGCTGGTTTACATAATCACTCCCGAAGGAAAGTTGATTTTCAAAACAGAAGGTTACCGAATCGGCACGGGAGAGTTGATTTACAAGAGTTTGTAA
- a CDS encoding sigma-70 family RNA polymerase sigma factor yields the protein MNTFDDLLKKAKKKNQPAMMEIYSIYSTDVYNSCLRIISNSFVAEEIMQDSFIKAFDNLHKFSGGQKELGNFIKKIAVNHSIDIYRKSKNEIFSSFSEIENIDKYLNNYNEDDNEIIYNIDDVNNAINKLPDGYRLVLNLHIIEDMDFNDIAKKLDIAASTVRSQFVRAKSKLITILKEDIA from the coding sequence ATGAATACATTTGACGATTTATTGAAGAAAGCCAAGAAAAAAAATCAACCTGCTATGATGGAAATCTATTCAATATACAGCACCGATGTTTACAACAGTTGCCTTCGTATCATATCAAATTCTTTTGTTGCGGAGGAAATTATGCAAGATTCGTTTATAAAAGCTTTCGATAATTTACATAAGTTTTCGGGCGGACAAAAAGAATTGGGAAATTTTATAAAGAAAATAGCAGTAAATCATTCGATAGATATATATAGAAAATCAAAAAATGAAATCTTCTCATCATTCAGTGAAATAGAAAACATCGACAAATATTTAAATAATTACAATGAAGATGATAACGAAATTATATATAATATTGACGATGTTAATAATGCAATTAACAAACTTCCCGACGGATATCGTTTAGTTTTAAATTTACATATCATTGAAGACATGGATTTTAATGATATAGCAAAAAAATTGGATATCGCCGCATCAACAGTGAGATCACAGTTTGTAAGAGCAAAAAGTAAATTAATAACAATTCTAAAAGAGGATATAGCATGA
- a CDS encoding DUF4097 domain-containing protein, with amino-acid sequence MKKFILIITTLCFSLISFSQENNEDQNNNTISHQITIPEINFDGYEFNISVPKIDLENPISTYTLPEINVNTSEFNFHIPEKCIEIPNFEYEDITIKIPNVKIDEQNFSIQIPDIQIPEIAMADIKALEDVSTRINKKTNIFSKSASAKKQISQNYKVSDNCKLSIDNSFGKIEIIEWDKNEIYFDITVQGEAKTESKAYELIDCIDVVFNQSSNGKQTMVEAKTKFCSKNKNQDDSNYTVDYVVKVPSSVFMDLKTKYGNIYLGDVKNNIKIDISFGNIYINKLNGDNNNINSSFGDIEINEITKYLNLQAKHCGKCTFNNVNKLAADIQFSKLIINNKAEDLNLKIQHSSTSFNEITNTNINSQFTDIKINKLNNYLNCSNISHGGLRVDDVAQNFSEINVNASFGTVRLGLNQNHSFAADLRTSFGSIKLDGIDKTTGDYYEKTKDYNDTAIRTVFGKNGKTASKVTVRNQHGNIVLGK; translated from the coding sequence ATGAAAAAATTCATCTTAATTATCACAACACTTTGTTTCAGTTTAATTTCTTTCTCACAAGAAAATAATGAAGACCAGAATAATAATACTATTAGTCATCAAATTACAATTCCTGAAATAAATTTCGACGGCTATGAATTTAATATTTCCGTACCTAAAATTGATTTGGAGAATCCCATTTCTACTTATACTCTTCCAGAGATTAATGTAAATACTTCGGAGTTTAACTTTCATATTCCGGAAAAATGTATTGAGATACCTAATTTTGAGTATGAAGATATTACCATAAAGATTCCCAATGTAAAAATTGACGAACAAAATTTTTCTATTCAGATTCCCGACATTCAAATTCCGGAAATCGCAATGGCAGACATAAAGGCTCTCGAAGATGTTTCAACACGTATAAATAAAAAAACCAACATATTTTCCAAATCAGCTTCGGCAAAAAAACAGATATCACAAAATTATAAAGTAAGTGATAATTGCAAATTAAGCATAGACAATTCTTTCGGGAAAATAGAAATAATTGAATGGGATAAAAACGAAATTTATTTCGACATTACTGTTCAAGGTGAAGCAAAAACAGAATCTAAGGCTTATGAACTTATCGATTGTATTGATGTGGTTTTCAATCAATCATCAAACGGAAAGCAAACGATGGTAGAAGCCAAGACAAAATTTTGCAGCAAAAATAAAAATCAGGATGATTCAAATTATACTGTTGATTATGTTGTAAAAGTTCCGAGTTCTGTATTTATGGATTTGAAAACTAAATACGGAAATATTTATCTGGGTGATGTTAAAAATAATATAAAAATCGACATTTCTTTCGGAAATATATATATTAATAAACTTAATGGCGATAACAATAATATTAATTCTTCATTCGGAGATATTGAAATAAACGAAATTACTAAATATTTGAATTTACAAGCCAAGCATTGCGGAAAATGTACGTTTAACAACGTTAATAAATTAGCTGCCGATATTCAATTTTCTAAATTAATAATTAATAATAAAGCCGAAGATCTCAATCTTAAAATTCAACATTCCAGCACCTCTTTTAATGAAATTACCAATACTAACATTAATTCTCAATTTACTGATATTAAGATTAATAAATTAAATAATTATTTAAACTGTTCCAATATTAGTCATGGGGGTTTAAGAGTTGATGATGTTGCACAAAATTTTTCGGAAATTAATGTAAATGCTTCTTTCGGTACTGTTCGTCTGGGATTAAATCAAAATCATTCTTTTGCTGCCGATTTAAGAACATCTTTCGGTTCAATTAAATTAGACGGAATTGATAAAACTACCGGTGATTATTACGAAAAAACAAAAGATTATAATGATACCGCAATACGTACTGTTTTTGGCAAAAACGGTAAGACTGCCAGTAAAGTTACGGTAAGAAACCAACACGGAAATATTGTCTTAGGCAAATAA
- a CDS encoding DNA alkylation repair protein: protein MTILELREKLFQYADEEYRDFHKNLVPGGHNFIGVRIPQLRKMAKEIVKNNDEWRELLNDKTKPEYVEELNLIGYVIGYVNIDPTERLALLDAYVPRINNWATCDTVCGTFKFADKKENQELMWNFIQKYLTSDKEFEIRFAVVSILAYFVNEQYIDRSLQWLNNINHEGYYVKMGVAWTVAEFYIKFPEKTLKFLQNNNMDDFTHNKSIQKINESFRVDKETKEKLKKLKRK, encoded by the coding sequence ATGACAATTCTTGAATTAAGAGAAAAGCTGTTTCAATATGCTGATGAAGAATATCGCGATTTCCATAAGAATTTAGTTCCCGGCGGGCATAATTTCATTGGTGTACGTATTCCGCAACTTAGAAAGATGGCAAAGGAAATTGTGAAAAACAATGATGAATGGCGGGAGCTTTTGAATGATAAAACTAAACCCGAATATGTTGAGGAATTAAATCTTATCGGATATGTTATCGGTTATGTTAATATTGATCCCACCGAACGACTTGCTTTGCTTGATGCTTATGTTCCGAGAATCAACAATTGGGCTACATGTGATACGGTTTGCGGTACATTCAAATTCGCCGATAAAAAAGAAAATCAGGAGTTAATGTGGAATTTCATTCAAAAATATTTAACTTCGGATAAAGAGTTTGAAATACGTTTTGCGGTCGTTAGCATTTTAGCATATTTCGTAAACGAACAATACATTGACAGGTCTCTACAATGGCTTAATAACATTAATCATGAAGGTTATTATGTTAAAATGGGAGTCGCTTGGACAGTTGCCGAATTTTACATAAAATTTCCGGAGAAGACTTTGAAATTCTTACAGAATAATAATATGGATGATTTTACTCACAATAAGAGTATTCAAAAAATTAATGAATCATTTAGAGTTGATAAAGAGACAAAAGAGAAATTGAAAAAATTAAAACGAAAATAA
- a CDS encoding TonB-dependent receptor — MKKILIIISLIFPVYLIGQTVTGTVYEKADQTENPIPGVNVYWVNTTIGTATDIDGKFTIERPTKEHKLLVISYVGYDNDTISVEKKQKDLEIVLSMNKELQTFEVVSRAPGAHISRLEPMTVIEITGTELCKAACCNLGESFETNASVDVHYSDAVTGAKQIQLLGLSGTYTQLMTENVPNLYGLAQPYGLSYIPGTWMKSISISKGSAAVLDGFSSLAGQINTQTKDPDEGERLIVNGLINSAIKYEGNVVARFKITDKLSTNILLHAENRSHGHDNNGDGFIDDPMVTQFNVMNKWKYRINAGSMLMFNIKGLYEDRRGGQVDYYNTEDKTGLYGIDIKTKRLEGLLKGGHEFANNNFNIALKSTASYHEQKSFFGLNKYDATQTSVYVNTVFQGVFANNPEHSFSTGLSFAYDNYIEDLNINTVENAPVSPYGGVSLNDTIMKTTEIVPGAYFQYTFNKEKFPTIIAGIRGDYHNQYGFFVTPRLHLRYSINDKNIIRASAGMGYRTPRVVSENTFLLASSKQIYILGDLNMEKAWNYGINYTRYFTINDRELVINAEAYRSDFVNQIITDMDQDYRFVYFYNLDGKSYSNVFQIEVNYELINGLDLVLAFRYQDVKVTEMNKGLERKPMVNRYKGLINLSYGTRMNKWRFDFTAQFNGDQRLPVPDYTTGSSVVPDWADELTDKSPMYVILNAQITKNFKNWSIYAGGENLTNYKQKNPIIGADNPFSEYFDSSRVWGPIHGIMAYVGFRINID; from the coding sequence ATGAAAAAAATATTAATAATAATAAGTTTAATTTTCCCCGTTTATCTTATCGGTCAAACAGTTACCGGTACTGTTTATGAAAAAGCAGACCAAACAGAAAACCCCATTCCGGGAGTAAATGTTTATTGGGTAAACACTACCATCGGAACAGCAACAGATATTGATGGGAAATTTACAATAGAAAGACCGACAAAGGAGCATAAATTACTAGTAATAAGCTATGTTGGTTACGACAATGATACTATTTCTGTTGAAAAGAAACAAAAAGATCTGGAAATAGTTTTGTCGATGAATAAAGAATTACAAACCTTTGAAGTTGTGAGCCGTGCTCCCGGAGCACATATTTCACGACTTGAACCTATGACCGTTATTGAAATTACGGGCACCGAACTGTGTAAAGCCGCGTGTTGTAATCTTGGCGAAAGCTTTGAAACAAACGCTTCTGTTGATGTACATTACAGCGATGCGGTTACAGGAGCAAAGCAAATTCAATTGCTTGGATTATCCGGAACTTACACTCAACTTATGACCGAAAATGTTCCCAATCTTTACGGATTGGCTCAACCTTACGGTTTATCTTATATTCCCGGAACATGGATGAAATCAATCTCAATTTCAAAAGGTTCCGCCGCTGTTTTAGATGGGTTCTCATCTTTAGCCGGACAAATCAATACTCAAACCAAAGATCCTGATGAAGGTGAAAGGCTCATAGTAAACGGCTTAATTAACAGTGCAATAAAGTATGAAGGTAATGTTGTCGCAAGATTTAAAATTACTGATAAACTTTCTACAAATATCTTGCTTCACGCCGAAAACAGATCTCACGGTCATGATAATAACGGCGACGGATTCATAGACGACCCAATGGTCACACAATTTAATGTGATGAATAAATGGAAATATAGGATTAATGCCGGAAGCATGCTTATGTTCAATATAAAAGGTCTTTATGAAGATCGTCGCGGCGGTCAAGTAGATTATTATAATACGGAAGATAAAACCGGTTTATACGGAATTGATATAAAGACAAAACGATTGGAAGGTTTACTAAAAGGCGGTCATGAATTTGCAAACAACAATTTCAATATCGCTTTGAAATCCACAGCTTCATATCATGAGCAAAAATCATTTTTCGGATTAAACAAATATGATGCTACACAAACCAGTGTTTATGTAAACACAGTATTTCAAGGTGTTTTTGCTAATAATCCCGAACATTCGTTTTCAACCGGATTAAGTTTCGCTTACGATAATTATATTGAAGATCTGAATATCAATACCGTTGAAAATGCTCCTGTTTCTCCTTATGGTGGAGTGTCTTTAAACGATACTATCATGAAAACTACGGAAATTGTGCCCGGTGCATATTTTCAATACACTTTTAATAAAGAGAAATTTCCGACAATTATTGCCGGAATTCGCGGTGATTATCATAATCAATACGGCTTCTTTGTTACACCCCGATTACACTTAAGATATAGCATCAACGACAAAAATATCATAAGAGCGTCTGCCGGAATGGGATATAGAACCCCGAGAGTTGTTTCAGAGAATACTTTCCTGCTGGCAAGTTCAAAGCAAATTTATATTCTTGGAGATCTTAATATGGAAAAAGCCTGGAATTACGGAATAAATTATACTCGATATTTCACTATTAATGACAGAGAACTTGTTATTAATGCCGAAGCCTATCGTTCCGATTTTGTCAACCAGATAATTACAGATATGGATCAGGATTACAGATTTGTTTATTTCTATAATCTCGACGGAAAATCATATTCTAATGTTTTTCAAATTGAAGTTAATTATGAATTGATAAACGGATTGGATTTAGTTTTAGCATTTAGATATCAAGATGTAAAAGTGACCGAAATGAATAAAGGCCTTGAAAGAAAACCTATGGTAAATAGATACAAAGGTTTGATCAACTTATCCTACGGAACACGTATGAATAAATGGCGCTTCGACTTCACTGCTCAATTCAACGGCGATCAAAGATTACCTGTCCCAGATTATACTACAGGTAGTTCTGTTGTTCCTGACTGGGCTGATGAATTAACAGATAAATCTCCGATGTATGTAATTCTAAATGCGCAAATTACAAAGAATTTCAAAAATTGGAGTATTTACGCCGGTGGTGAAAATCTCACTAACTATAAACAGAAAAATCCGATTATAGGTGCAGATAATCCTTTTTCCGAATATTTTGATTCTTCAAGAGTTTGGGGACCAATACATGGAATTATGGCTTATGTCGGGTTCAGAATAAATATAGATTAA
- a CDS encoding heavy-metal-associated domain-containing protein — MKKLSSLLAALFVFAALNLNAQVNDAEKAPASKNEKQTEAKSCCSKANASENCLTYSKDIKAKEGENLVLIKADIHCDNCKNKVEKQMSYAKGVKDVKADVASKSVTIAYDPKKTNEATLLKEVQALDMGGEIVPVKPCASSCQKKHSAESEKTPAEKQPKQ, encoded by the coding sequence ATGAAAAAATTAAGTTCTTTATTAGCAGCTTTATTTGTTTTCGCTGCTTTAAATTTAAATGCGCAAGTTAATGATGCGGAAAAAGCTCCCGCAAGCAAAAATGAAAAACAAACCGAAGCAAAAAGCTGTTGCTCCAAAGCTAATGCATCTGAAAATTGTTTAACTTATTCTAAAGACATCAAAGCAAAAGAAGGAGAAAATCTGGTTTTAATTAAAGCTGATATTCATTGCGATAATTGTAAGAATAAAGTTGAAAAACAAATGTCGTACGCTAAAGGTGTAAAAGACGTAAAAGCTGATGTTGCCAGCAAATCCGTTACAATTGCTTATGACCCAAAGAAAACTAATGAAGCTACTTTATTAAAAGAAGTTCAGGCATTAGATATGGGTGGAGAAATTGTTCCGGTTAAACCCTGCGCATCCTCTTGTCAGAAAAAACATTCGGCAGAATCAGAAAAAACACCTGCTGAGAAACAACCAAAACAATAA
- a CDS encoding T9SS type A sorting domain-containing protein: MKKTILLLTLSALSILSLNAQKNEKSGKIHNLGSTINVMSVSPNGEYVTGYQMYNSYAILWTEDNGSVMIAPEGGCSANAVSNNGTIVGQFYDPEITYEDWEGNIQNLFSAGYCYNGQWTGLGVKPELLQQIDPTMGSMAEAISADGTIIGGSMYYPSWILEPTVWTNSNPQALEIEMIGQGGRVQGMSADGVVVAGWIAPYYSRLPAVWINGALTIITNNGIVEGGEAFGVSPNGKYVGLIIGGLAAVYDVQEDNLIIIGKKESARSAYATSVSDNGIAIGYNQITMGLDREGFIYTEKMGMINLNEYLVAAGVTGAESAQLQCPMDISADGTRIVGFSSNVDGWVVDVEHNISGYYPPRNLTATEDTYRQINLTWTAAKSDPGNILTGYNIYRNGTKINSSVILSTSYTDNVTDNGSYIYSVKAVWNQTNESLSTNEVTINSGIITVPFLDEFNSLDFATNFWTISSQSEFNWALSEYDGISAPCINYFSPSGTYNQTLSSAFIDATETTQLFLSFNIYLSQAQYNNANDKLKIEIYDGTQWQFVDEFSPLLGESGSFTYHNYNITEFAAGKITRVKITGYGHNSMGESLLWSLDNINVYSPEDALVIEVPLRVTAHKSQDGTVHVNWADPGKLATLSYLENDYLYDGIGNEGVPFIAANKFEADDLKGYDYYYLNSISALLTDAVYSPSQLKLAVFLGTERVVDQEIDSYELNAWNTFDLAEPIFITKDIDKDLYFGIEVVSHSEGEIPLGVCVRPLLVWSEDEVIYAYEGRSNLYSEDGGQTWGTLTEFELFYSHGIKANLIGSNEPVAKERLMGYKVYRDGESLLGQDWIGNDYLTALHNYTDTTSFVSDDACYQVSAYYNVQQESEKAQFCLGDEIEGITTIDTENQYTIYPNPTTGIINIEGEFDNVTVYGLDGRKLITTSEKLINLNKFPKGMYLIKINSKNNNSITQKVIKY; encoded by the coding sequence ATGAAGAAAACAATTTTACTTTTAACTCTATCCGCTTTAAGCATATTGTCTTTAAATGCTCAAAAAAACGAAAAAAGCGGCAAAATTCATAATTTAGGAAGTACCATTAATGTAATGTCTGTCTCTCCAAATGGTGAATATGTTACAGGTTATCAAATGTATAACAGTTACGCAATATTATGGACAGAGGACAACGGTTCAGTAATGATAGCACCTGAGGGCGGATGTTCCGCAAATGCTGTTTCAAATAACGGAACGATTGTAGGACAATTTTATGATCCGGAAATAACTTATGAAGATTGGGAAGGAAATATTCAAAATCTCTTCTCTGCAGGATATTGCTATAACGGACAATGGACAGGTCTTGGAGTAAAACCTGAATTATTACAACAAATAGATCCTACAATGGGAAGTATGGCTGAAGCTATTTCTGCCGACGGTACTATTATAGGAGGATCAATGTATTATCCCTCCTGGATTTTAGAACCAACTGTATGGACTAACTCCAATCCGCAAGCATTAGAAATTGAAATGATCGGACAAGGCGGCAGGGTTCAAGGAATGTCTGCAGACGGAGTAGTTGTTGCAGGTTGGATAGCTCCTTATTATTCAAGATTACCTGCTGTATGGATCAATGGTGCATTGACAATAATTACAAACAACGGGATTGTTGAAGGCGGCGAAGCTTTTGGAGTAAGTCCGAATGGCAAATATGTTGGTTTAATAATAGGCGGCTTAGCGGCGGTTTACGATGTACAGGAAGATAACCTTATAATTATCGGGAAAAAAGAATCTGCACGAAGTGCTTATGCAACATCGGTATCAGATAATGGTATTGCTATCGGATATAACCAAATTACTATGGGTTTAGATAGAGAAGGTTTTATCTATACTGAAAAAATGGGTATGATTAATCTTAATGAATATTTAGTTGCTGCCGGCGTTACGGGAGCAGAAAGTGCACAATTACAATGTCCGATGGATATTTCTGCAGATGGAACAAGAATTGTCGGATTTAGTTCTAATGTTGATGGTTGGGTTGTAGACGTTGAACATAATATCAGCGGTTATTATCCTCCGAGAAATTTAACGGCAACCGAAGACACATATAGACAAATAAATTTAACATGGACAGCAGCAAAGAGTGATCCGGGAAATATCTTAACCGGCTACAACATCTATCGTAACGGAACCAAAATCAATTCCTCAGTTATATTATCTACATCCTATACCGATAATGTTACTGATAACGGTTCCTACATTTATTCTGTTAAGGCCGTGTGGAATCAAACAAACGAATCTTTATCTACAAATGAAGTAACAATTAATTCGGGAATAATTACTGTTCCTTTCTTGGATGAATTTAACTCTTTGGATTTTGCTACTAATTTCTGGACTATATCATCTCAATCGGAATTTAATTGGGCACTTTCCGAATATGACGGTATTTCAGCACCATGTATAAACTATTTCTCTCCTTCCGGCACATATAACCAAACACTTTCTTCGGCTTTTATTGATGCAACCGAAACAACTCAGCTATTCCTATCTTTTAATATTTATCTTTCACAGGCCCAATATAACAATGCCAATGATAAACTAAAAATTGAAATATATGATGGAACCCAATGGCAATTCGTTGACGAATTCAGTCCGTTATTGGGTGAATCCGGATCATTTACATATCACAACTATAATATTACAGAATTTGCAGCAGGCAAAATAACTCGCGTAAAAATTACCGGATACGGCCACAACTCTATGGGTGAAAGTCTTCTTTGGTCATTAGATAATATTAATGTATATTCACCGGAAGATGCATTAGTTATTGAAGTTCCGCTCCGTGTTACCGCACATAAATCTCAAGACGGTACCGTTCACGTTAATTGGGCAGACCCCGGTAAATTGGCAACTCTATCTTACCTTGAAAACGATTATCTTTATGACGGAATAGGAAATGAAGGCGTGCCTTTCATAGCTGCAAATAAATTCGAAGCCGACGACTTAAAAGGATACGATTACTATTATTTAAATTCAATCTCCGCTCTTTTGACTGATGCGGTATATTCACCCTCTCAACTCAAATTAGCAGTATTTTTAGGAACTGAAAGGGTTGTGGATCAAGAAATTGATTCTTATGAACTAAATGCGTGGAACACTTTCGATTTGGCTGAACCAATCTTTATAACTAAAGATATAGATAAAGATCTGTATTTTGGTATTGAAGTTGTTTCTCATTCAGAAGGCGAAATTCCGCTCGGTGTTTGTGTAAGACCTCTTCTTGTTTGGTCGGAAGATGAAGTAATATACGCCTATGAAGGACGTTCTAATTTATATTCTGAAGATGGCGGCCAGACTTGGGGAACTCTTACCGAATTCGAATTATTTTACTCTCACGGTATAAAAGCTAATCTTATAGGTAGTAATGAACCTGTTGCTAAAGAAAGGCTTATGGGATATAAAGTTTATCGTGACGGTGAAAGTTTGTTAGGCCAAGACTGGATTGGCAATGATTATTTAACAGCTCTGCACAATTACACCGATACAACTTCATTTGTAAGCGACGATGCTTGTTATCAAGTTTCTGCATATTACAATGTTCAACAAGAATCGGAAAAAGCACAATTCTGCCTTGGTGATGAAATAGAAGGTATTACTACTATCGACACTGAAAATCAATATACAATCTATCCCAATCCAACTACCGGAATTATTAATATTGAAGGGGAATTTGATAACGTTACGGTATATGGCTTAGATGGTAGAAAACTTATTACAACTTCAGAAAAATTAATCAATCTTAATAAATTTCCGAAAGGAATGTATCTAATCAAAATTAATTCTAAAAATAATAATTCTATAACTCAGAAGGTTATAAAATATTAA